The Prevotella sp. oral taxon 299 str. F0039 genome has a segment encoding these proteins:
- a CDS encoding YfhO family protein: MNLLKKYWIDGVVVALFAAISFAYFVPADIDGRILYQHDASAGRGLGHELQTYYEQTGEHTRWSNSAFSGMPTYQIAPSYKSTDVLSKVMQVYHLGLPDNVWYVFAYLLGFYILLRAFNFRKELAALGSIIWAFSSYFFIIIAAGHIWKVWALAYLPPMIAGVVLAYRGKYLWGLLVTALFTAFEVKANHVQMTYYYLFVVFFMVIAYLVEAIKQKKFAHFAKATAVCVVGATLGILINSSNLYHTWEYGKESMRGKSELVKKNSANQTNSGLERDYITQWSYGIGETWTLLIPNAKGGASVPLASNETAMKKADPQFMQVYEQLGQYWGNQPGTSGPVYVGAFVLMLFILGLFIVKTPMKWALLAATILSILLSWGRNFMPLTDFFIDYVPMYAKFRTVASILVIAEFTIPLLAVMALKTLIEEKEALKQNMRYVYISFGLTAGVALLFALAPSLFFSSFISDAEMQALKNIPAEYLSPLMANLTQMREAMFSADCYRTVFIIVIGTALLVLYRYNKLKENVMIVIIAVLCLVDMWMVNKRYLNDAMFVESSVRDNEPEMSNTDKIILQDKSLDYRVLNLASNTFNENETSYFHKSIGGYHPAKLHRYQEMIEHYIAPEMQKTMQAIMTAGGDMSKVDGRSIYPILNMLNTKYFILPLQGNQTAPVLNPYTYGNAWFVDKVTYVNNANEEIDKVGKIDLRHEAVADKQFETALKASNAQGNVSQVELVSYAPNKLKYNVLSEKGGVVVFSEVYYPGWTATIDGQKAELGRVNYILRALNVEKGKHTIELAFDPQSVHTTEIIATISFATLLILIAFIAFLGYKKRKNCNVIK, from the coding sequence ATGAATCTCTTAAAAAAGTATTGGATTGATGGGGTGGTAGTTGCTCTTTTTGCAGCTATCTCATTTGCTTATTTCGTTCCAGCAGATATTGATGGTAGAATATTATACCAACATGATGCATCTGCAGGGCGTGGACTTGGACATGAGTTACAAACTTATTATGAGCAAACTGGTGAACATACCCGTTGGAGTAATTCTGCTTTTAGTGGTATGCCTACATATCAAATAGCCCCTTCTTATAAGAGTACCGACGTATTATCAAAGGTCATGCAAGTGTATCACTTAGGACTTCCTGATAATGTGTGGTATGTTTTTGCTTATTTGTTGGGCTTTTATATCCTTCTTCGTGCCTTTAATTTCCGTAAAGAACTAGCCGCTTTAGGTTCAATTATATGGGCATTCTCCTCTTATTTCTTTATTATTATTGCCGCAGGACACATCTGGAAGGTGTGGGCGCTTGCTTATTTGCCTCCAATGATAGCGGGTGTAGTACTTGCTTATCGTGGAAAATACCTTTGGGGACTATTAGTTACTGCGCTTTTTACTGCATTTGAGGTGAAAGCCAACCACGTTCAAATGACCTATTATTATTTATTCGTGGTGTTCTTTATGGTTATTGCCTACCTTGTTGAGGCGATAAAGCAAAAGAAATTTGCCCATTTTGCCAAAGCTACAGCTGTTTGTGTGGTTGGAGCTACATTGGGTATTTTAATCAATAGCAGTAATCTTTATCATACATGGGAGTATGGCAAGGAGAGTATGCGTGGTAAAAGCGAACTCGTAAAGAAGAATTCTGCCAATCAAACCAATAGTGGTTTAGAGAGAGATTACATCACTCAATGGAGTTATGGAATAGGAGAAACATGGACATTGCTTATTCCTAATGCAAAAGGAGGTGCTTCAGTTCCTTTAGCAAGTAATGAAACAGCAATGAAAAAGGCCGATCCTCAGTTTATGCAAGTATATGAACAGCTTGGTCAATATTGGGGAAATCAACCTGGAACAAGCGGTCCTGTGTATGTAGGAGCATTTGTTCTGATGTTATTTATATTGGGATTGTTTATTGTAAAGACTCCAATGAAGTGGGCATTGCTTGCTGCAACGATCCTTTCAATATTGCTTTCATGGGGTAGAAACTTCATGCCTTTAACCGATTTCTTTATAGATTATGTTCCGATGTATGCAAAATTCCGAACCGTTGCATCGATATTGGTTATTGCAGAGTTTACTATTCCATTGCTTGCAGTGATGGCTTTAAAGACACTTATAGAAGAAAAAGAAGCTTTAAAGCAAAATATGAGGTATGTATATATCAGCTTTGGCTTGACAGCAGGAGTGGCTTTACTCTTTGCTCTTGCGCCTTCGCTCTTCTTTAGCAGCTTTATTTCAGATGCAGAGATGCAGGCCTTGAAGAATATTCCAGCAGAATATCTCTCTCCTTTGATGGCTAATCTCACCCAAATGCGTGAGGCAATGTTCTCAGCAGACTGCTATAGAACTGTCTTTATCATTGTTATTGGAACTGCACTACTTGTTCTTTATCGCTATAATAAGCTAAAAGAAAATGTAATGATTGTGATTATCGCAGTTTTATGCTTAGTGGATATGTGGATGGTGAACAAAAGATATCTCAATGATGCAATGTTTGTAGAGAGTAGTGTGAGAGATAATGAGCCAGAAATGAGCAACACAGACAAGATTATTCTTCAAGATAAGTCGCTCGATTATCGTGTACTTAACTTAGCTTCAAATACTTTTAATGAAAATGAAACATCTTATTTCCATAAGAGTATTGGTGGATATCACCCAGCAAAATTGCATCGTTACCAAGAAATGATTGAGCATTACATCGCTCCAGAGATGCAAAAAACAATGCAAGCGATTATGACTGCGGGTGGAGATATGAGCAAAGTAGATGGCAGAAGCATCTATCCAATATTGAATATGCTTAACACTAAGTATTTCATTCTTCCCCTTCAAGGCAACCAAACAGCTCCTGTTTTGAACCCATATACTTATGGAAACGCTTGGTTTGTTGATAAAGTTACTTATGTAAACAATGCAAATGAAGAAATAGATAAGGTTGGAAAGATTGATTTACGCCATGAAGCGGTAGCTGATAAGCAGTTCGAAACTGCCCTTAAAGCATCTAATGCTCAAGGTAATGTATCGCAAGTAGAGTTGGTTAGCTATGCTCCTAATAAGTTAAAGTATAATGTATTGTCTGAAAAAGGTGGAGTAGTGGTGTTCTCTGAGGTATATTATCCAGGTTGGACAGCTACAATTGACGGACAAAAAGCAGAGTTAGGACGTGTTAACTATATATTAAGAGCTTTGAATGTAGAGAAAGGAAAGCATACAATAGAATTGGCTTTTGATCCTCAAAGTGTTCATACAACAGAAATAATAGCAACCATTTCGTTTGCAACTTTATTGATTTTAATTGCTTTTATTGCTTTTCTTGGATATAAAAAGAGAAAGAATTGCAACGTAATAAAATAA
- a CDS encoding AbgT family transporter, with amino-acid sequence MKSKLKNLFYLNITIIICSLLLLQIMVVILSWMIKTIFPEFNGRSLLSGEGVRWFLGNFTKNVASNILVWIILLGLSWGAIHSSKIIQVLKYSHILSYKERLGLQIILIEIMVWFSGIVLLSFIPHATMLSITGELFSSSFSKSIIPLIAFIVLLNSISYGFIVGRFRKGSQIIEALSNGIKQITPYIIIYIIFIQLFYSVKFVLLI; translated from the coding sequence ATGAAGAGTAAACTTAAGAACTTATTTTATCTAAATATTACTATCATTATCTGTAGTCTTCTTTTATTACAAATAATGGTTGTGATTTTATCGTGGATGATAAAAACGATTTTCCCTGAATTTAATGGCAGATCATTATTAAGTGGAGAAGGAGTGAGGTGGTTTTTAGGTAACTTCACTAAAAATGTTGCCTCAAATATATTGGTTTGGATTATTCTTCTAGGATTATCTTGGGGGGCAATTCATTCTAGTAAAATAATACAAGTATTGAAGTATTCGCATATATTAAGTTATAAAGAACGTTTAGGTTTACAGATCATTTTAATAGAAATAATGGTATGGTTTAGTGGTATCGTACTTCTTTCTTTCATTCCTCATGCTACAATGCTAAGTATAACAGGTGAATTGTTCTCAAGTAGTTTTTCTAAAAGTATTATTCCTCTTATTGCTTTTATTGTGCTTTTAAATTCTATTTCTTATGGATTTATTGTTGGGAGGTTTAGAAAAGGGAGTCAAATTATAGAAGCCTTAAGCAATGGAATAAAACAAATAACTCCTTATATTATTATATATATTATTTTTATTCAACTTTTCTACTCTGTGAAGTTTGTTCTATTGATATAG
- a CDS encoding DUF5112 domain-containing protein: protein MINISFSLSIILFSSACTSKKSRSVVDELNEKSYLFHYKNLDSTNYYATKALKLSEGYGAGHAEALNNIAFVSTAKMNYNEAKTQLFEAQKVTDNQIELLISDIMFMRLCQRQSKNKEFYDYKQYAEERLERIKEEEDVLNLHQRKRLLFARTEYYIILSTYFYYIGLNENSIEALKKIDLHGGIQRDTGQLLNYYYSIGSGGIVHNKDNYSAKQEELDYLISCYIIAKKNGFIYWEANALQSISESLSNSEIGNSLVMNNTSMLRTIIPDNQFEDLLAKEIAVKSVDLFKMYGDVYQIAGSYRTLAKSFWEQGQYEDALWCLEHALSDNIKIQQAPDLVASIREQMSLTYSAIDDKQLSDYNRNIYLDMQEITRQDRFLESRAEQLSKSSHQLNIMVTSVVIMILLVILLLFIFDRMKRRSDRKFKITSLLSPLEQWEAENKQKLEDFQDTCEEVKEQLYQEQRYVVMNKEKNIEQRAKVSLVSSTYPLIDRMVNEIHKLIINTSESTEIRQQRLTYISELANSINQTNTVLTSWIQMHKGDISLRIESFPLQTIFELLKKNSMSYQLKNIKLNVVDTSEVVKADKTLTLFMINTLADNARKFTPPGGEVTISAKSLDDYVEVSICDNGVGIDEEGLRSLFSFKKIELKQNLSSVQGKGYGFGLMNCKGVIEKYKKVSSIFKKCLIGAESEVEKGSRFYFTLPKGLKKTFLVLFCSVLSATSFGSSSIDKQEKTFIQKAGEYADSAYYSNLNETYALTLEFADSCIVYLNKAYRVKHPKSNLLLKENGKPNKAAELIWFVKHVNTDYDIILDFRNELAVAALSLNRWDLYNYNNSVYTQLFRIKSADKTLGDYVKVMQTSESNKNIAIILLILLLVLLIPAYYFLYYRHELYYRFCIDKINRINNILLSDTQNAKDKLRLIETLWSNSFNKEQNNTRLYLLNDIVKKIKHSLKLECTLLEQQNRDLTLLKDELSKAKYEADTLYISNNLLDNSLSTFKHETMYYPSRIKQLIEQEGIDIKIVEELLNYYKEIYSLFLLQAVSQLRSKMKVDTSTLKYLFSLIKKINQITIFNIEEESYDDKYIKVYIELPAKKLTENELKQLFTSETIDIRYLICRQIIRELGEDTNMRAVGIQAIERNNKQYIEIVFTIIIWKNLKSLL from the coding sequence TTGATAAATATTTCTTTTAGTTTATCTATAATACTTTTTTCTTCGGCTTGTACATCGAAAAAGTCGAGGAGTGTAGTTGATGAATTAAACGAGAAATCTTATCTTTTTCACTATAAAAACCTTGATAGTACAAATTATTATGCCACAAAAGCACTGAAGTTATCTGAAGGATATGGCGCAGGACATGCAGAAGCTCTGAACAATATTGCTTTTGTTAGTACGGCAAAGATGAACTATAATGAGGCAAAAACTCAATTGTTCGAAGCTCAAAAGGTTACAGATAATCAGATAGAACTACTTATTTCTGATATTATGTTTATGCGTTTATGTCAACGTCAATCAAAAAATAAGGAGTTCTATGATTATAAACAGTATGCGGAAGAACGCTTAGAAAGAATTAAAGAGGAAGAAGATGTTTTGAATTTACATCAGCGTAAAAGATTACTTTTTGCGAGGACAGAATACTACATCATTCTTTCTACTTATTTTTATTATATAGGATTAAATGAAAATTCTATAGAAGCATTGAAAAAGATTGATCTTCATGGAGGTATACAACGTGATACTGGGCAGCTACTTAACTATTATTATAGTATAGGATCGGGAGGTATTGTCCATAATAAGGATAATTACTCTGCAAAACAAGAAGAGTTAGACTACCTTATAAGCTGCTATATTATCGCAAAAAAAAATGGTTTTATCTACTGGGAAGCAAATGCTTTGCAAAGTATTAGTGAGTCTTTATCGAATTCAGAGATTGGTAATTCTCTTGTTATGAATAATACTTCGATGTTAAGAACCATTATCCCTGATAATCAATTTGAAGATCTTCTTGCAAAAGAAATTGCCGTTAAATCTGTAGATCTATTCAAAATGTATGGTGATGTTTATCAAATTGCAGGTTCATATCGTACTCTTGCTAAGTCTTTTTGGGAACAAGGACAATATGAAGATGCATTATGGTGCCTTGAACATGCCCTAAGTGACAATATAAAGATCCAACAAGCCCCTGACTTGGTTGCTTCTATTAGAGAACAAATGTCTCTTACTTATTCTGCCATTGATGACAAACAGTTGAGCGATTACAATCGAAATATCTATCTAGATATGCAAGAAATCACTCGACAAGACCGCTTCTTGGAATCTAGAGCAGAACAATTGAGTAAATCTTCACACCAATTAAACATCATGGTAACATCTGTTGTGATAATGATTTTATTGGTTATACTCCTTCTTTTTATTTTTGATAGAATGAAACGAAGAAGCGATCGCAAGTTTAAAATTACGTCTTTGTTGTCTCCACTTGAACAATGGGAGGCTGAAAACAAACAAAAACTAGAGGACTTTCAGGATACTTGCGAAGAAGTTAAAGAACAACTGTATCAAGAACAACGTTATGTTGTGATGAATAAGGAAAAGAATATAGAACAAAGAGCTAAAGTTTCTCTGGTTAGTAGCACTTATCCTTTGATTGATAGAATGGTTAATGAAATCCACAAATTAATTATAAATACTTCTGAAAGTACAGAAATTCGTCAGCAACGCTTGACTTATATCTCTGAACTTGCAAACTCCATAAATCAAACAAATACGGTTCTAACAAGCTGGATTCAAATGCATAAGGGAGACATTAGTTTAAGAATAGAAAGTTTTCCATTGCAAACTATCTTCGAACTGCTTAAAAAGAATAGTATGTCTTATCAATTAAAAAATATCAAACTAAATGTTGTAGATACCTCAGAAGTGGTTAAAGCAGATAAGACTCTTACCCTTTTCATGATTAATACCTTAGCAGACAATGCTCGAAAGTTCACTCCTCCGGGCGGAGAAGTTACGATTTCAGCAAAATCTCTAGATGATTATGTAGAAGTTTCTATCTGTGATAATGGGGTTGGTATTGACGAAGAAGGCTTGAGAAGCTTATTCTCTTTCAAAAAAATAGAGCTAAAACAGAATCTTTCTTCAGTGCAGGGCAAAGGATATGGCTTTGGTTTAATGAATTGTAAAGGTGTTATTGAGAAATATAAAAAGGTTAGTTCTATATTTAAAAAATGCTTAATTGGAGCTGAAAGTGAAGTAGAGAAGGGTAGTCGATTTTACTTTACACTTCCTAAAGGATTGAAGAAAACATTCTTAGTATTGTTCTGTTCTGTCCTATCTGCAACGTCATTTGGTTCGTCAAGCATTGATAAACAAGAAAAAACATTCATTCAAAAAGCTGGAGAATATGCCGATAGTGCCTATTATTCAAATCTTAACGAAACTTATGCACTTACTCTTGAGTTTGCTGATAGCTGCATTGTTTATCTCAATAAGGCTTATCGTGTGAAGCATCCTAAAAGCAATCTCCTGTTAAAAGAAAACGGAAAGCCTAATAAAGCTGCTGAATTAATATGGTTTGTAAAGCACGTTAATACTGATTATGATATCATTCTAGACTTTAGAAATGAGTTGGCTGTGGCAGCGTTGTCTCTTAATCGTTGGGATTTATATAACTATAACAATAGTGTATACACACAACTTTTCCGCATAAAGAGTGCCGACAAAACTCTAGGCGATTATGTAAAAGTGATGCAAACTTCAGAGAGTAATAAAAATATTGCAATTATTCTGCTTATTCTTTTGCTTGTATTATTAATCCCAGCTTATTACTTTTTATACTACAGACACGAGCTTTATTATCGTTTTTGCATTGATAAGATAAACCGAATCAATAATATTCTGTTGTCAGATACACAAAATGCAAAAGACAAACTTAGATTAATTGAGACTTTATGGAGCAATAGTTTTAATAAAGAACAAAATAATACTCGCCTTTATTTACTCAATGATATTGTGAAAAAGATAAAACATTCTTTGAAATTAGAATGTACTTTATTGGAACAACAGAATAGAGATTTAACGCTTTTGAAAGATGAATTGAGCAAAGCAAAGTACGAAGCAGACACTCTTTATATATCAAACAACTTATTAGATAATAGTTTGTCTACCTTTAAACATGAGACAATGTATTATCCTTCACGTATAAAACAACTTATAGAACAAGAAGGTATTGATATAAAGATTGTTGAAGAGCTGTTAAACTACTATAAAGAAATTTATAGTTTGTTCCTTCTTCAAGCTGTTAGTCAACTGCGTTCTAAGATGAAAGTGGATACTTCTACACTCAAATATCTCTTCTCATTGATAAAGAAAATCAATCAGATAACAATATTCAACATTGAAGAAGAATCTTACGACGATAAATATATAAAAGTTTATATAGAGCTTCCAGCCAAAAAATTAACAGAGAACGAACTTAAACAGCTGTTCACTTCTGAGACAATAGATATACGTTATCTTATTTGTAGACAGATAATCAGAGAACTAGGAGAAGATACAAACATGCGTGCTGTGGGCATACAAGCTATTGAGAGAAATAATAAACAATATATAGAAATCGTATTTACAATTATAATATGGAAGAATTTAAAGTCATTATTGTAG
- a CDS encoding DUF5932 domain-containing protein: MEEFKVIIVEDVPLELKGTEGIFKTEIPEAKIIGTADNEYSYWKLIKQELPDLVLLDLGLGGSTTIGVEICRQTKQNFPDVKILIFTGEILNEKLWVDVLDAGCDGIILKTGELLTYADVSSVMNGKKLVFNQPILEKILSRFKKAISHEIQHNEALINYEIDEYDERFLRHLALGYTKEQITNLRGIPFGVKSLEKRQNELIQKLFPNSNGGIGINATRLVVRALELRVLDINKLVADEE, encoded by the coding sequence ATGGAAGAATTTAAAGTCATTATTGTAGAAGATGTTCCCTTAGAATTAAAGGGAACTGAAGGTATTTTCAAAACAGAAATACCCGAAGCCAAGATAATTGGAACTGCCGATAACGAATATTCTTATTGGAAACTCATAAAACAAGAACTTCCCGACCTCGTTCTTCTCGACCTTGGTTTAGGTGGATCTACAACTATTGGAGTTGAAATATGTCGACAAACAAAGCAAAATTTTCCAGATGTTAAGATACTTATCTTTACAGGAGAAATTCTAAATGAGAAACTTTGGGTGGATGTTTTAGATGCAGGCTGTGATGGAATTATTCTTAAAACAGGAGAACTCTTAACTTATGCTGATGTCTCTAGTGTAATGAATGGCAAGAAATTGGTCTTTAATCAACCTATTCTTGAAAAGATACTATCCAGATTTAAGAAAGCTATATCTCATGAAATTCAGCACAACGAGGCACTTATCAACTATGAAATAGATGAATATGACGAACGCTTCTTACGTCACTTAGCTCTAGGATATACTAAAGAACAGATTACAAACTTACGTGGTATTCCTTTTGGGGTAAAGAGTTTAGAGAAAAGACAGAATGAACTAATACAAAAACTCTTTCCAAACAGCAATGGAGGTATTGGTATTAATGCTACTCGTTTGGTTGTTAGAGCTTTGGAACTAAGAGTTTTAGATATCAATAAGTTAGTTGCAGATGAAGAGTAA
- a CDS encoding BamA/TamA family outer membrane protein, which translates to MKNYFFLGRNIIKILGVYFVLIFCIACSVEKFIPENNYMLSRVEIKSQDNHLNVASFKPYLKQKANSKWFSLFKVPMYTYTLAGSDSTKWINRFLKRIGEQTIIYDTILTKETKENLMKTLWDMGYLNAKVDTISKIKKKKIKLAYILKAGDLFKIRNVSYNIKDDSIASLLKLEDEKNRGLFTGMPFSVEVLNNERKRITSLLLNAGYYKFHRDFIIYRVDSVWGEKSIDVELELLKYKENSKGLDTLHSKYKIRDVGYSVIGSDKLRLSKKTLRYNTFINKGDFYNSNDILKTHNKLSKLHIIKYSNIRFTELPDTNLLDCHIQLKGDKTHLVSLQPEGTNTSGDLGAALSFVYENRNLFHCAEMLSVKLRGAYEEITRLEGYKDKNYQEYNVETKLVFPRFLIPFLSHSFKKYNNVLSELSVRYDFQTRPEFHRQVFSTAWRYRWGETQNNWAYRFDLLDIDYVYMPWMSETFKQDYLYNVDNRNALLRYNYQDLFILKMGLGVTYNDEINALRINIESSGNLLSAVSHVSKAQKTSEGQYSLFNIAYAQYIKGDIDYSRLIKLDERNALAFHCGLGFAYPYGNSKILPFEKRYFSGGANSVRGWNVRTLGPGNFSSTDHRIDFINQTGDLRLDLNAEYRTYLFGKLNGAVFIDAGNIWTLHNYAEQPGGLFKFNEFYKQIAVAYGLGLRFNFDYFILRFDLGMKAINPAYTNGKEHYPIWYPDFRRDATFHFAVGLPF; encoded by the coding sequence ATGAAAAATTATTTTTTTTTAGGTAGAAATATAATAAAAATATTAGGAGTTTATTTTGTTTTAATATTCTGTATTGCTTGTTCAGTAGAGAAATTTATTCCTGAAAATAATTACATGTTGAGTCGTGTTGAGATAAAATCTCAAGACAACCATCTTAATGTGGCATCATTTAAGCCTTATTTAAAACAAAAAGCTAATTCTAAGTGGTTTTCTTTATTTAAAGTTCCCATGTATACTTATACTCTTGCTGGCTCAGATTCTACAAAGTGGATTAATCGTTTTCTAAAAAGAATTGGAGAACAAACCATTATATATGATACGATCCTTACTAAAGAGACTAAAGAAAATTTAATGAAAACTCTTTGGGATATGGGATATTTAAATGCAAAAGTTGATACTATTTCAAAGATAAAAAAGAAAAAAATAAAGTTAGCATATATCCTTAAAGCAGGTGATCTATTTAAAATACGGAATGTTTCTTATAACATAAAAGATGATAGTATCGCTTCACTTCTGAAATTAGAAGATGAAAAGAATAGAGGCTTATTTACAGGGATGCCTTTTAGTGTAGAAGTCTTGAATAATGAAAGGAAAAGGATTACTTCTCTGTTATTAAATGCTGGATATTATAAATTTCATCGAGATTTTATAATATATCGAGTAGATTCGGTTTGGGGAGAGAAATCTATTGATGTAGAACTTGAGCTATTAAAGTATAAAGAGAACTCAAAAGGTTTAGATACACTTCACTCAAAATATAAAATACGAGATGTTGGATATTCTGTTATTGGAAGTGATAAGCTACGTCTTTCAAAAAAAACATTAAGGTATAATACATTTATTAATAAAGGAGATTTTTATAATAGCAATGATATTCTTAAAACACATAATAAATTATCAAAGCTACATATCATAAAGTATTCAAATATAAGATTTACAGAGCTTCCTGATACAAATCTACTTGATTGTCATATTCAATTAAAAGGAGATAAAACCCATTTAGTTTCACTTCAGCCTGAGGGTACCAATACCTCTGGAGATTTAGGGGCTGCACTTTCGTTTGTATATGAAAATAGAAATCTTTTTCATTGTGCTGAAATGTTGAGTGTAAAACTTCGTGGAGCGTATGAAGAAATAACACGCCTAGAAGGTTATAAAGATAAGAACTACCAAGAATATAATGTTGAAACAAAACTGGTATTTCCACGTTTTTTAATTCCTTTCTTATCACATTCTTTTAAAAAGTATAATAATGTTTTATCCGAACTTTCTGTTCGATACGACTTTCAGACACGCCCTGAATTTCATCGCCAGGTATTCTCTACAGCATGGAGGTATAGGTGGGGAGAAACTCAAAATAATTGGGCGTATAGATTTGATTTACTTGACATTGATTATGTTTATATGCCATGGATGTCTGAGACTTTTAAACAAGATTATTTGTATAATGTTGATAATAGAAATGCTCTCTTACGCTATAATTATCAAGATCTTTTTATTTTAAAAATGGGCTTAGGAGTAACTTATAATGATGAAATAAATGCTTTGAGAATAAATATAGAATCTTCGGGTAATCTTTTAAGCGCAGTTTCACATGTAAGCAAGGCCCAAAAAACAAGTGAAGGTCAATATTCGTTGTTTAATATTGCCTATGCGCAATATATAAAAGGAGATATAGATTACTCTAGATTAATTAAGCTAGATGAGCGAAATGCTCTTGCATTCCATTGTGGTTTAGGATTTGCCTATCCCTATGGAAATAGTAAAATATTACCTTTTGAAAAACGTTATTTTTCGGGTGGAGCTAATTCTGTTCGTGGTTGGAATGTAAGAACGTTAGGACCAGGAAACTTCTCAAGTACAGACCATAGGATAGATTTTATTAATCAAACTGGTGATCTTCGGTTAGATTTGAATGCAGAATATCGTACTTATTTATTTGGGAAATTGAATGGAGCCGTATTTATAGATGCAGGAAATATCTGGACTCTACACAATTATGCTGAACAACCTGGTGGTCTATTTAAATTTAATGAGTTTTACAAGCAAATTGCAGTAGCTTATGGATTAGGATTAAGGTTCAATTTTGACTATTTTATTTTACGATTTGATTTAGGGATGAAGGCTATCAACCCTGCATATACAAATGGAAAAGAACATTATCCTATATGGTATCCTGATTTTAGACGTGATGCAACATTTCATTTTGCTGTAGGATTACCATTTTAG
- the mscL gene encoding large-conductance mechanosensitive channel protein MscL, with the protein MTKIFNEFKDFAMRGNVLDMAVGVIIGGAFGKIVSSLVDNVLMPLIGSVTGGIDLSKLAITVGDANIGYGLFIQNIIDFIIIAFCIFLLIKGINSFQKKQKESPITEPEPSNEEKLLGEIRDLLKNKQ; encoded by the coding sequence ATGACTAAAATTTTCAATGAATTCAAAGATTTCGCAATGCGAGGAAATGTGTTAGATATGGCAGTCGGTGTCATTATCGGTGGAGCATTCGGTAAGATTGTTTCTTCACTTGTCGATAATGTCCTTATGCCTCTTATTGGTTCTGTTACAGGTGGAATAGACTTATCCAAACTAGCTATAACTGTAGGGGATGCAAACATTGGTTATGGATTGTTTATTCAGAATATTATTGACTTTATTATTATTGCATTCTGTATTTTCTTACTTATTAAAGGAATAAATAGTTTTCAGAAAAAACAAAAAGAAAGTCCAATTACAGAACCGGAACCTTCAAATGAAGAGAAACTTCTAGGAGAAATTAGAGATTTACTTAAAAACAAACAATAA